Proteins found in one Channa argus isolate prfri chromosome 7, Channa argus male v1.0, whole genome shotgun sequence genomic segment:
- the LOC137130746 gene encoding rap guanine nucleotide exchange factor 5-like — protein MLTMSWDCGLRYMFSVSPALQQGSMCILHEKEDLSRLEMVQRLAKDGCRFLQNHSKSLETTCEPQSDEAVRLCLRERGYVVLVLQRASSERPALSATARGGGKEEARNRRYSVVSGTPEKILEHLLNDLTLDDDQGTTRGKEPDTLLDDFLLTYPVFMSTSDLCQALLGHYCTKRYRGKKDRKEPLERKQKVLHLVSHWMSLCKDFLREDEHVKLFMKTLYRYVLEDLYEHPALETDVRELQKLYQLHRRHTVDECSPQRKSKALFHQLSLKENGLQSRCTQRETKEVMCQVYITMDSYLSVRANAGTVAQELLEAAAEKMDVPQGELVLVAVTYPGGRLLLQPQDRVFSDSLRPVGRLHICRKDLGEVLNPFIDNLELRQRTACMLSLNTWDVAVALTNFDWTIFDSIHEQELVYFTFSRPASTGRNHTVALELLLQRCNEIQLWVMTEVLLCSTLCRRVQLIKKFIKIAAHCKAQRNLNCFFAIIMGLNTAAVSRLSQTWEKIPGKFKKLFSELETVTDPSLNHKAYRDSFKKMKAPKIPFLPLLLKDITFIHEGNKTFHDNLVNFEKLHMIADTVRLIRQCQKDHMGNGITQKSSSEVRAYIDHLHIIDNQQTLFELSHRLEPRA, from the exons ATGCTGACAATGTCGTGGGATTGTGGCCTGAGATACATGTTCTCTGTGTCCCCTGCACTGCAGCAGGGGAGCATGTGCATCCTGCATGAGAAGGAGGACCTGTCCAGACTGGAGATGGTTCAGAGACTGGCCAAGGACGGCTGCCGTTTCTTGCAGAATCACAGCAAGAGCCTAGAGACGACATGCGAG cCACAGAGTGACGAGGCAGTCCGCTTGTGTCTGAGGGAGAGGGGCTACGTTGTGCTGGTTCTCCAGAGAGCGTCGTCAGAGCGACCAGCCCTCTCTGCAACagcaagaggaggagggaaagaggAGGCAAGGAACAGGAG GTACTCGGTGGTATCAGGGACCCCAGAGAAGATCCTGGAGCATTTGCTGAATGACTTGACACTGGATGATGACCAGGGAACAACACGGGGCAAAGAGCCAG ATACTCTTCTCGATGACTTTCTGCTGACCTATCCAGTATTCATGTCAACCAGTGATTTATGTCAAGCTCTGCTGGGACA CTATTGCACAAAGCGatacagagggaaaaaagacaggaaggagCCTctggagaggaaacaaaaagtgCTGCACCTGGTGTCACATTGGATGTCTCTCTGCAAGGATTTCCTGAGAGAAGACGAGCATGTCAAACTGTTCATGAAG ACTTTGTATCGTTACGTGTTGGAGGATCTTTACGAGCACCCCGCCCTAGAGACAGATGTGAGGGAACTGCAGAAACTCTACCAGTTGCATCGCAGACA cACCGTGGATGAATGTTCACCTCAAAGAAAA AGCAAAGCACTTTTCCACCAATTGAGCCTGAAAGAGAATGGGCTTCAGTCCAGATGCACACAGAGGGAGACCAAGGAAG TGATGTGTCAAGTGTATATCACCATGGATTCATACCTAAGTGTGAGGGCCAATGCTGGGACAGTGGCACAGGAGCTGCTGGAGGCAGCGGCAGAAAAGATGGATGTACCCCAGGGGGAACTAGTACTAGTGGCAGTTACCTATCCTGGAG GCAGGCTCCTCCTGCAGCCACAGGATAGAGTTTTCTCAGATTCTTTACGGCCGGTGGGGAGGCTGCACATATGCAGGAAGGACCTGGGAGAAGTCCTG aACCCATTCATAGACAACTTAGAGCTGCGGCAGAGGACCGCTTGCATGCTCAGTTTAAACACATGGGATGTGGCTGTTGCTCTCACCAACTTTGACTGGACCATCTTTGACTCAATACATGAG CAAGAACTGGTCTATTTCACTTTCAGTCGGCCTGCCAGCACAGGCCGCAACCACACTGTGGCgttagagctgctgctgcagcgcTGCAATGAAATCCAGCTGTGGGTGATGACTGAAGTGCTGCTGTGCTCAACACTTTGCAGAAGGGTGCAACTCATTAAGAAGTTCATCAAGATTGCTGCCCA CTGTAAAGCACAGAGGAATCTCAACTGTTTCTTTGCTATTATAATGGGCCTGAATACTGCAGCGGTTAGTCGCCTCAGTCAGACATGGGAG AAAATTCCTGGGAAAttcaaaaagctgttttcagaGCTGGAGACAGTTACA GATCCATCACTGAACCACAAGGCCTACAGAGACTCCTTCAAGAAGATGAAGGCACCAAAGATTCCATTTCTTCCTCTGTTACTGAAAG atATCACATTCATTCATGAAGGCAACAAGACGTTTCACGATAACCTGGTCAATTTTGAAAAGTTG CACATGATTGCAGACACAGTGCGGCTCATCCGGCAGTGTCAGAAAGATCACATGG GAAATGGCATCACACAGAAGAGCAGCTCTGAAGTGCGAGCCTACATCGATCATCTTCATATCATCGACAATCAGCAGACTCTGTTTGAACTGTCACACAGGCTGGAGCCTCGTGCTTAA